A region from the Bubalus kerabau isolate K-KA32 ecotype Philippines breed swamp buffalo chromosome 12, PCC_UOA_SB_1v2, whole genome shotgun sequence genome encodes:
- the MLNR gene encoding motilin receptor, with the protein MGSPGNRSHASRGAGEPPWAALLPCDERRCSPFPLGALVPVTAVCLGLFAVGVSGNVVTVLLIGRYRDMRTTTNLYLGSMAVSDLLILLGLPFDLYRLWRSRPWVFGQLLCRLSLYVGEGCTYATLLHMTALAVERYLAVCRPLRARVLVTRRRVRALIAALWAVALLSAGPFFFLVGVEQDAGHDALQDLNGTARPSPLPPLPPPFLESSLASPRSPPSGPEADAAALFSRECRPSPAQLGALRVMLWVTTAYFFLPFLCLSVLYGLIGRELWRSRGQLRGPATSGREKGHRQTVRVLLVVVLAFIVCWLPFHVGRIIYINTKDSQMMYFSQYFNIVALQLFYLSASINPILYNLISKKYRAAAWKLLLARRSRQRGFCRSREAEGNRDGDRAGCTENSANMQTSATSTAKPSALSHGSGT; encoded by the exons ATGGGCAGCCCCGGGAACCGCAGCCACGCTTCGCGGGGCGCCGGAGAGCCGCCGTGGGCCGCCCTGCTGCCGTGCGACGAGCGCCGCTGCTCGCCCTTCCCCCTGGGGGCGCTGGTGCCCGTGACCGCCGTGTGCCTGGGGCTGTTCGCCGTCGGGGTGAGCGGCAACGTGGTGACGGTGCTACTGATCGGGCGCTACCGGGACATGCGGACCACCACCAACTTATACCTGGGCAGCATGGCCGTGTCCGACCTGCTCATCCTGCTCGGGCTTCCCTTCGACTTGTACCGCCTGTGGCGCTCGCGGCCTTGGGTGTTTGGGCAGCTTCTCTGCCGCCTCTCACTCTACGTGGGCGAGGGCTGCACCTATGCTACGCTGCTACACATGACGGCGCTCGCCGTGGAGCGCTACCTGGCCGTCTGCCGCCCGCTCCGGGCGCGCGTCCTGGTCACCCGGCGCCGCGTCCGCGCGCTCATCGCCGCGCTCTGGGCCGTGGCGCTGCTCTCCGCTGGGCCCTTCTTCTTTCTGGTGGGCGTCGAACAGGACGCCGGCCACGATGCGCTCCAGGACCTAAACGGCACTGCGCGGCCCTCCCCCttgccgccgctgccgccgccctTCCTGGAGTCCTCTCTGGCTTCCCCGCGGTCCCCGCCGTCGGGGCCCGAAGCAGACGCCGCCGCGCTGTTCAGCCGGGAGTGCCGGCCGAGCCCGGCGCAGCTGGGCGCGCTGCGCGTCATGCTGTGGGTCACCACCGCCTACTTCTTCCTGCCCTTCCTATGCCTCAGCGTCCTCTACGGGCTCATCGGGCGCGAGCTGTGGAGGAGCCGCGGGCAGCTGCGAGGCCCGGCCACCTCCGGCCGGGAGAAGGGCCACCGGCAGACGGTCCGCGTCCTGC tGGTGGTGGTTCTGGCGTTCATAGTGTGCTGGTTGCCTTTCCACGTTGGCAGAATCATTTACATAAATACCAAAGATTCCCAGATGATGTACTTCTCTCAGTACTTTAACATCGTTGCTCTGCAACTTTTCTATCTGAGCGCCTCCATCAACCCCATCCTCTACAACCTCATTTCCAAGAAGTATAGAGCAGCGGCCTGGAAACTGCTGCTGGCCAGACGGTCCAGACAGAGAGGTTTCTGCAGAAGCAGGGAGGCCGAAGGGAACCGCGACGGAGACAGGGCTGGCTGCACGGAGAACAGCGCCAACATGCAGACATCAGCAACCAGCACTGCCAAACCCAGCGCCCTGTCCCATGGTTCTGGGACTTAA